In Candidatus Methanosphaera massiliense, the following are encoded in one genomic region:
- a CDS encoding methanogenesis marker 8 protein: MIRLVKDRHVIEALGKTRIVIEDGEVIDVGDIQVDYCPMFKDMHGVDKLNKEFIKKNIEFRIDDFGMCTPDRVIKMNDAVTVGISEILRTNVENGDIDCVVGACDGVGTLLMEDPAIIQGVGGRVSGLISTTPIDSLIKRLEDEGCIVLNPETAELDPLAGLKLAIEKGYKNIAITVIPGMIVKELRDYPVPDDVNVYIFVAHTTLCSDELAEVLFDNADIITACASKALFDYADEHKPYYYGKKIPIFCGTSDGRRFLDARLEYLGKPLTTNEPMDRSNNPRPLI, translated from the coding sequence GTGATTAGATTGGTTAAAGATAGACATGTCATTGAAGCATTAGGTAAAACAAGGATTGTTATAGAAGATGGGGAGGTTATAGATGTAGGAGATATTCAGGTAGATTACTGTCCAATGTTTAAGGATATGCATGGTGTAGATAAGCTTAATAAGGAATTTATTAAAAAGAATATAGAGTTTAGAATAGATGATTTTGGTATGTGTACTCCTGATAGAGTAATTAAGATGAATGATGCTGTTACTGTTGGTATTTCCGAGATTCTCAGAACTAATGTTGAGAATGGTGATATTGATTGTGTTGTAGGAGCATGTGATGGAGTAGGAACATTACTGATGGAAGACCCTGCTATTATCCAGGGTGTTGGTGGCCGTGTTTCAGGTCTTATTAGTACTACTCCTATTGATAGTTTAATTAAAAGACTTGAAGATGAAGGATGTATTGTATTAAATCCTGAAACTGCCGAGTTAGATCCACTTGCTGGTTTAAAGCTTGCCATTGAAAAGGGTTATAAGAATATTGCTATTACAGTTATTCCGGGTATGATTGTTAAAGAATTGCGTGATTATCCAGTTCCTGATGACGTTAATGTGTATATTTTTGTTGCTCATACAACTCTTTGTTCTGATGAGCTTGCAGAGGTTTTATTTGATAATGCTGATATCATAACTGCCTGTGCTTCTAAAGCATTGTTTGATTATGCTGATGAACATAAACCATATTATTATGGTAAAAAGATTCCAATTTTCTGCGGTACTAGTGACGGACGCAGATTTTTAGATGCTCGTCTTGAATATCTAGGTAAGCCTTTAACTACTAATGAGCCAATGGACAGGAGTAATAATCCACGTCCTCTTATATAA